The Lactobacillus sp. CBA3605 genome contains a region encoding:
- a CDS encoding acetyl/propionyl/methylcrotonyl-CoA carboxylase subunit alpha, protein MFRKLLIANRGEIAVRLIKACRQLNIQTVAVCSTVDRQAWYTQLADEVVCIGPAAATGSYLNAEAILMAAINTHADAIHPGYGFLAENADFAAMCQECGITWVGPSADQIRLMGDKSLAKTYARKQQVPVLAGQSIQGLTWPKIKQAALKIGFPLVLKASHGGGGKGIRVLQTMTELHQQLRAARQEAAAAFLNDAMYLEHYLPTARHIEVQVLGTGDQLLVLGDRDCSLQLHKQKVLEESPASCLTAVQRQTLYQLSRQLLAQSHYQSLGTIEYLFAAGQFYFMEMNTRLQVEHGVTELTTGIDIVQAQLKQAAGASLHLPVIVTQKVAIEARLTAILPVEQTLISQFEWPTYARVDTGYRAGDRLVTMYDGLIAKLMVTGPTRAAAVARLQIALSAVRLVGPATNLAFLQQTVARPAYQQDQFSIHSLAQWEAEQ, encoded by the coding sequence ATGTTTCGCAAGCTGCTAATTGCTAATCGCGGTGAAATCGCCGTGCGGCTTATCAAGGCCTGTCGACAACTTAATATTCAGACCGTGGCGGTGTGCTCAACAGTGGACCGTCAGGCTTGGTATACTCAATTAGCGGATGAAGTCGTCTGTATTGGACCAGCGGCGGCCACCGGCTCGTATTTGAACGCGGAAGCTATCTTGATGGCAGCCATTAATACGCATGCCGATGCGATTCATCCAGGGTATGGGTTTTTAGCAGAAAACGCTGATTTTGCCGCAATGTGTCAAGAGTGTGGGATTACTTGGGTTGGTCCGAGTGCCGATCAGATTCGCTTAATGGGCGATAAGTCATTAGCGAAAACGTATGCCCGAAAGCAACAGGTCCCAGTTTTAGCGGGTCAGTCCATTCAAGGATTAACTTGGCCTAAAATTAAGCAGGCAGCGTTAAAGATTGGGTTCCCACTAGTCTTAAAAGCCAGCCATGGTGGTGGTGGCAAAGGCATTCGGGTGCTCCAAACGATGACTGAATTACATCAACAACTGCGAGCAGCACGCCAGGAAGCGGCTGCCGCCTTCTTGAATGATGCGATGTATTTAGAGCATTATCTGCCAACCGCACGGCACATTGAGGTGCAAGTGTTAGGGACTGGTGACCAGCTCTTGGTTTTAGGTGATCGGGATTGTAGTTTACAGTTACATAAACAAAAAGTATTAGAAGAAAGTCCGGCTAGTTGCTTAACCGCAGTTCAACGACAAACGTTATATCAGTTATCGCGCCAACTATTAGCGCAATCACATTATCAAAGCTTGGGGACCATCGAATATTTATTTGCGGCAGGACAATTTTATTTCATGGAAATGAATACCCGGTTACAAGTTGAACACGGCGTGACTGAATTAACGACGGGCATTGATATTGTCCAAGCACAACTCAAACAAGCTGCTGGGGCGTCATTACACTTACCAGTGATAGTCACGCAAAAGGTTGCGATTGAGGCCCGTTTAACGGCAATCTTGCCAGTGGAACAGACGCTCATTTCACAGTTCGAGTGGCCCACCTATGCTCGGGTTGATACGGGGTATCGCGCGGGTGATCGCCTGGTTACTATGTATGACGGTTTGATTGCCAAGTTAATGGTGACGGGGCCAACGCGGGCTGCCGCAGTGGCGCGCTTACAAATCGCATTGTCAGCAGTTCGATTAGTCGGTCCAGCAACCAATCTGGCCTTTTTACAACAAACGGTGGCCCGACCAGCTTATCAACAAGATCAGTTTTCAATTCATAGTCTAGCGCAATGGGAGGCCGAACAATGA
- a CDS encoding biotin/lipoyl-containing protein: MALKDLDRLVEKYAQQGYQHIRVKAGDLEIEVTKPVPAAVAAKLPVTAPTNVATTTITSPMVGVVHLAADLAVGQTITAGQELGQIESMKLFNPLKSATAGTLMAILIADEAPVEFEQPLFKMRKDR, translated from the coding sequence ATGGCATTAAAAGATTTAGACCGACTAGTCGAAAAATATGCGCAACAGGGCTATCAGCATATCCGAGTTAAGGCGGGGGATTTAGAGATTGAAGTCACTAAGCCGGTTCCCGCGGCAGTTGCCGCCAAGTTACCAGTCACAGCCCCAACCAATGTGGCCACAACGACGATTACCAGTCCGATGGTCGGGGTGGTTCATTTAGCAGCGGACTTGGCAGTGGGTCAAACGATTACAGCGGGTCAAGAACTAGGCCAAATTGAAAGTATGAAGCTCTTTAATCCGTTAAAGAGTGCCACGGCTGGAACTTTAATGGCCATCTTGATTGCTGATGAAGCCCCGGTGGAATTTGAACAACCTTTATTTAAGATGCGAAAGGATCGGTAA
- a CDS encoding acetyl-CoA carboxylase carboxyltransferase subunit beta: MSHYPKKGIWTACPACGRHVHASQWGHWQQCPYCQYWQRLSAAERIDQLVDPGSFEPLAMPEQAHNQLAFPNYDQKLAHARQMTDMTEAVITGTATFNHWPSLLAVMDSHFMMGTLNTVVTQRLITVLQVARKRQLPVIIVTASGGARMQEGLYALVGMNLILAELARLAHAALPLITVLTDPTMGGVSASFGFKGDVVLAEAGAKIGFAGARVIQQTMPVTLPPDFQSAASLEAHGMLDAVVPRPALRAKLIDVLASYAFQGGNQHG; this comes from the coding sequence ATGAGCCATTATCCAAAAAAAGGGATTTGGACTGCTTGTCCGGCTTGTGGCCGGCATGTGCATGCCAGTCAATGGGGCCACTGGCAACAGTGCCCTTATTGTCAATATTGGCAGCGATTATCAGCAGCTGAACGGATTGACCAGTTGGTAGATCCCGGGAGTTTTGAACCGTTAGCGATGCCGGAACAAGCGCATAATCAGTTGGCGTTTCCTAATTATGATCAAAAATTGGCACATGCTCGGCAAATGACTGACATGACTGAAGCAGTGATTACTGGCACCGCAACTTTTAACCACTGGCCCAGTTTGTTAGCAGTGATGGACAGTCACTTTATGATGGGAACGTTAAATACAGTCGTGACGCAACGGTTAATCACAGTGCTACAAGTTGCACGCAAACGGCAACTGCCGGTGATTATTGTGACGGCTTCCGGTGGGGCTCGGATGCAAGAAGGTTTATACGCATTAGTTGGGATGAATCTGATTTTAGCAGAGCTTGCGCGGTTGGCGCATGCAGCGCTACCGCTGATTACGGTGTTGACTGATCCGACGATGGGTGGCGTTTCGGCGAGCTTTGGTTTTAAAGGCGACGTGGTATTAGCGGAAGCTGGGGCAAAGATTGGTTTTGCCGGTGCTCGGGTCATTCAACAGACGATGCCGGTCACGTTACCGCCTGATTTTCAGTCTGCAGCGAGCTTAGAGGCACACGGAATGTTAGATGCAGTGGTGCCACGGCCCGCCTTACGGGCAAAATTAATCGATGTTTTAGCCAGTTATGCGTTCCAAGGAGGCAATCAACATGGATGA